Proteins from one Micromonospora sp. M71_S20 genomic window:
- a CDS encoding nitroreductase family deazaflavin-dependent oxidoreductase, with amino-acid sequence MGETIEDSPVEWVASHVRRYVETDGADGGKYHGYDALLITTRGRRSGTLRRTALIYGRDGDRYLLVASNGGAARHPAWYLNLCADPQVEVQVGAEKFRGTARTATAEERPRLWQAMTEVFPTYARYQQETDREIPVVIVERA; translated from the coding sequence ATGGGGGAGACCATTGAGGACAGCCCGGTCGAGTGGGTGGCCAGTCACGTGCGCCGCTACGTGGAGACCGATGGCGCCGACGGCGGGAAGTACCACGGCTACGACGCCCTGCTGATCACCACCCGGGGGCGTCGCTCCGGCACGCTGCGGCGGACCGCGCTCATCTACGGCCGCGACGGCGACCGCTACCTGCTGGTGGCGTCCAACGGCGGGGCGGCGCGGCACCCTGCCTGGTACCTCAACCTGTGCGCCGACCCGCAGGTGGAGGTGCAGGTCGGGGCCGAGAAGTTCCGGGGCACGGCGCGCACCGCCACCGCGGAGGAGCGGCCCCGGCTGTGGCAGGCGATGACCGAGGTCTTCCCGACCTACGCCCGCTACCAGCAGGAGACCGACCGGGAGATCCCGGTCGTCATCGTCGAGCGCGCCTGA
- a CDS encoding acyl-CoA thioesterase II, which translates to MSDADVAVGQAAVDQLLEVLDLEHTGGMTFRGMSPPVGPQRVYGGQVAGQALVAAGRTVDPARFVHSLHGYFVRPGDPAEPIVYEVENVRDGRSFSVRRSVALQHDKPIFFMSASFQRTEEGLDHQAPTPPDVPGPDEVPTMTDRLARYPERLGIWSQIPRPIDVRYVGEPGWVRPGDRPPDPHQRVWMRIDGRLPDDPLLHACALAYASDLTLLDSVLSVHGEVWGPGGVVGASLDHALWFHRPFRADDWFLYDCWSPSASGARGLATGRMFTTDGRHIASVVQEGLLRRVGD; encoded by the coding sequence GTGAGCGACGCGGACGTCGCGGTCGGGCAGGCCGCGGTCGACCAGCTCCTGGAGGTGCTCGACCTGGAGCACACCGGCGGGATGACCTTCCGGGGGATGAGCCCCCCGGTCGGTCCCCAGCGGGTGTACGGCGGCCAGGTCGCCGGCCAGGCGCTGGTCGCCGCCGGACGCACCGTCGACCCGGCCCGCTTCGTGCACTCCCTGCACGGCTACTTCGTCCGCCCGGGCGACCCGGCCGAGCCGATCGTGTACGAGGTGGAGAACGTCCGCGACGGCCGCTCCTTCTCGGTGCGCCGCTCGGTGGCGCTCCAGCACGACAAGCCGATCTTCTTCATGTCGGCGTCGTTCCAGCGGACGGAGGAGGGCCTGGACCACCAGGCCCCCACCCCGCCCGACGTGCCGGGCCCGGACGAGGTCCCGACGATGACCGACCGGCTCGCCCGCTATCCGGAGCGGCTCGGCATCTGGTCGCAGATCCCGCGCCCGATCGACGTCCGCTACGTCGGCGAACCCGGCTGGGTACGCCCCGGCGACCGGCCCCCCGACCCCCACCAGCGGGTCTGGATGCGCATCGACGGCAGGCTGCCCGACGATCCGCTGCTGCACGCCTGCGCGCTGGCCTACGCCTCCGACCTGACGCTGCTGGACTCGGTGCTCTCGGTCCACGGCGAGGTCTGGGGCCCGGGCGGCGTCGTCGGTGCCAGCCTGGACCACGCGCTCTGGTTCCACCGGCCGTTCCGCGCCGACGACTGGTTCCTCTACGACTGTTGGAGCCCGTCGGCCTCCGGCGCCCGGGGGCTCGCCACCGGCCGCATGTTCACCACCGACGGGCGGCACATCGCCAGCGTCGTGCAGGAAGGGCTGCTGCGCCGCGTCGGCGACTGA
- a CDS encoding aldo/keto reductase: MANDAGKQPAKASGTYRIGGDLQVDRLGYGAMQLTGPGVWGDPKDPAEAVRVLRRAYELGVTFIDTADSYGPFVSELLIREALHPYADDLVIATKAGLTRSGPGDWRPVGRPEYLRQQCELSLRHLGLEAIGLYQLHRIDPQVPLADQLGELALLKQEGKIRHIGLSEVTVEQIEAARAITPIVSVQNLYNLADRSAESVLEHCERNDLAFIPWFPIATGNLARPGGPLDAISTGHGATPAQLALAWLLRRSPVMLPIPGTSSVAHLEENVAAAEVRLTDDEYEALAKAA; the protein is encoded by the coding sequence ATGGCGAACGACGCTGGTAAGCAGCCCGCGAAGGCCTCCGGGACGTACCGGATCGGGGGCGACCTCCAGGTCGACCGGCTCGGCTACGGGGCCATGCAGCTCACCGGCCCCGGCGTGTGGGGCGACCCGAAGGACCCGGCCGAGGCCGTGCGGGTGCTGCGCCGGGCGTACGAGCTGGGCGTGACGTTCATCGACACGGCCGACTCCTACGGCCCCTTCGTCAGCGAGCTGCTGATCCGCGAGGCCCTGCACCCGTACGCCGACGACCTGGTCATCGCGACCAAGGCCGGTCTGACCCGCTCCGGTCCCGGCGACTGGCGTCCGGTGGGGCGCCCGGAGTACCTGCGCCAGCAGTGCGAGCTGAGCCTGCGGCACCTCGGCCTGGAGGCCATCGGGCTCTACCAGCTGCACCGGATCGACCCGCAGGTGCCGCTCGCCGACCAGCTCGGGGAGCTGGCGCTACTCAAGCAGGAGGGCAAGATCCGGCACATCGGCCTGTCCGAGGTGACCGTCGAGCAGATCGAGGCGGCCCGCGCCATCACCCCGATCGTCTCGGTGCAGAACCTCTACAACCTGGCGGACCGCAGCGCGGAGTCCGTCCTGGAGCACTGCGAGCGCAACGACCTCGCGTTCATCCCCTGGTTCCCGATCGCCACCGGCAACCTGGCCCGGCCGGGCGGCCCGCTGGACGCGATCAGCACCGGGCACGGCGCCACGCCCGCCCAGCTCGCCCTCGCCTGGCTGCTGCGCCGGTCGCCGGTGATGCTGCCGATCCCGGGCACGTCGTCGGTGGCGCACCTGGAGGAGAACGTGGCCGCCGCCGAGGTGCGGCTGACCGACGACGAGTACGAGGCCCTCGCCAAGGCCGCCTGA
- a CDS encoding helix-turn-helix transcriptional regulator: protein MEAVGISPSEYLLRELRRRRAAAGLTQAQLGELVFCSDSQVSAIETGTKPPTPPYLTAVDKALDTGGYFATLWNELVKGDAAPVWLREWIQIEREATALRWYEHAFVPGLLQTEAYARATFRAARTPVAELDQRVAARMERQEVLAREPSPQLFVVLDEMVVHRACGGPDVMAEQLEHLLSCAERPHIQLHVVPLSAGIYSGLAGAFILADLPDGSRAGCVDHQLEVQTTGQPDAIARVGLAWDAVRGEALPLRQSLDVLKEAAKTWTI from the coding sequence GTGGAGGCCGTGGGAATCTCGCCGTCGGAGTACCTGCTTCGTGAGCTGAGGCGCCGCCGGGCGGCCGCCGGGTTGACCCAGGCGCAGCTCGGTGAGCTGGTCTTCTGCTCGGACTCCCAGGTGAGCGCGATCGAGACCGGGACGAAGCCGCCGACCCCGCCCTACCTGACCGCCGTCGACAAGGCGCTGGACACCGGCGGATACTTCGCGACGCTCTGGAACGAGCTGGTCAAGGGCGACGCCGCGCCGGTTTGGCTGCGCGAGTGGATACAGATCGAACGCGAGGCGACCGCCCTGCGCTGGTACGAGCACGCGTTCGTGCCGGGACTCCTCCAGACCGAGGCGTACGCCCGAGCGACCTTCCGGGCGGCGCGGACGCCGGTCGCCGAGTTGGACCAGCGGGTCGCCGCGCGGATGGAGCGGCAGGAGGTGCTCGCCCGCGAGCCGAGCCCCCAGCTCTTCGTGGTGCTCGACGAGATGGTGGTCCACCGGGCCTGCGGCGGCCCCGACGTGATGGCCGAGCAGCTCGAACACCTGCTGAGCTGCGCCGAACGGCCGCATATCCAGTTGCATGTCGTGCCGCTGTCCGCTGGCATCTACTCAGGGCTGGCCGGAGCGTTCATCCTGGCCGACCTGCCCGACGGCTCGCGTGCGGGCTGTGTGGACCATCAGTTGGAGGTGCAGACCACCGGGCAGCCTGACGCGATTGCTCGCGTGGGGCTGGCGTGGGACGCTGTCCGAGGCGAAGCCCTCCCGCTGAGGCAATCACTCGACGTGCTCAAGGAAGCGGCGAAGACATGGACAATCTGA
- a CDS encoding SGNH/GDSL hydrolase family protein, whose amino-acid sequence MPHRPLARALAALVALCTAALGAVLAPGTAQAAAAVNYVALGDSYSSGVGAGPYDLSTCLRSQKSYAPLWAAANAVTSFKFPACGGAVTSDVINDQVGSLSTSTTLVTITIGGNDAGFADVITSCRFGSTSSCTNAVNESKAFATTTLPGRLDATYAAIRNRAPNARLIVLGYPRLFETGSCGLLAMSTYKRTILNEAADVLATVISGRAAAAGATFADTRPYFAGHGVCAADPWIRDVSGVIEAYHPDADGYRHGYLPALNAVTG is encoded by the coding sequence ATGCCCCACCGCCCGCTGGCCCGCGCCCTCGCCGCGCTGGTCGCCCTGTGCACCGCCGCCCTCGGCGCGGTGCTCGCCCCAGGCACCGCCCAGGCCGCCGCCGCCGTCAACTACGTGGCCCTCGGCGACTCCTACTCCTCCGGCGTCGGCGCCGGCCCGTACGACCTCTCCACCTGCCTGCGCAGCCAGAAGTCGTACGCCCCGCTGTGGGCCGCCGCCAACGCGGTCACCAGCTTCAAGTTCCCCGCCTGCGGCGGCGCCGTCACCTCCGACGTCATCAACGACCAGGTCGGCTCGCTGAGCACCAGCACCACCCTGGTCACCATCACCATCGGCGGCAACGACGCCGGCTTCGCCGACGTGATCACCAGTTGCCGCTTCGGCAGCACGTCGAGCTGCACCAACGCCGTCAACGAGTCGAAGGCGTTCGCCACCACGACGCTGCCGGGCCGGCTGGACGCCACCTACGCGGCCATCCGCAACCGGGCACCGAACGCGCGCCTGATCGTGCTCGGCTACCCCCGGCTGTTCGAGACCGGCTCCTGCGGGCTGCTGGCGATGAGCACCTACAAGCGGACCATCCTCAACGAGGCCGCCGACGTGCTCGCCACCGTCATCTCCGGCCGGGCCGCCGCGGCCGGCGCCACGTTCGCCGACACCCGCCCCTACTTCGCCGGACACGGGGTCTGCGCGGCCGACCCGTGGATCCGCGACGTCAGCGGCGTCATCGAGGCGTACCACCCCGACGCCGACGGCTACCGCCACGGCTACCTGCCGGCCCTCAACGCCGTCACCGGCTGA
- a CDS encoding Panacea domain-containing protein, whose protein sequence is MATAHDVAAAVLGDLGAMTAMKLEKLVYYCQGWHLARTGHPLFQEPIEAWREGPVVPHLYRHHRGQRTVTEWPLGDASRLATDQVDTVRWVSEAYGRFSAAELSTMTHNELPWRVARGGLPESAPSTEQVDVDLMRAYYARQVASVETAVVLASANAALEGAEFDEDWQDRLRDVASGVISADDLIAQEIARISSEQR, encoded by the coding sequence GTGGCAACGGCGCATGACGTCGCAGCGGCGGTGCTGGGCGACCTCGGGGCCATGACGGCGATGAAGTTGGAGAAGCTCGTCTACTACTGCCAGGGATGGCACCTGGCGCGGACGGGCCACCCGCTGTTCCAGGAGCCGATCGAGGCATGGCGTGAAGGCCCAGTGGTCCCGCACCTCTACCGCCATCATCGCGGGCAACGCACCGTCACTGAGTGGCCACTCGGTGACGCGTCCCGCCTGGCAACGGACCAGGTCGACACAGTCCGTTGGGTGTCCGAGGCGTACGGCCGATTCTCCGCCGCTGAGCTGTCCACGATGACTCACAACGAGCTTCCGTGGCGTGTCGCGCGTGGTGGGTTGCCCGAGTCCGCCCCCTCCACCGAGCAGGTCGACGTCGACCTCATGAGGGCGTACTACGCCCGACAGGTGGCGAGCGTCGAGACAGCCGTGGTCCTCGCCTCCGCCAACGCCGCCCTCGAAGGAGCGGAGTTCGACGAGGACTGGCAGGACAGGCTCAGAGATGTCGCCTCCGGCGTCATCAGCGCCGATGATCTGATCGCCCAGGAAATCGCCCGGATCAGCAGTGAGCAGCGCTGA
- a CDS encoding Fic family protein, protein MSSADPYCWADSDCLRNKLGITDPDQLREVEFRLVSVREIQAARLIIPGNYGLQHLQTFHRHLFADLYPWAGQSRTVDISKPGARFCHWRFIDDQVSAILSRLVEDGYLLGLRQEVFVDALAHYYGELNVCHPFREGNGRAIRAFLRQLAAAAGYLLDWSELDSEMNVEACRLHLATADTSLLVTALRPVVRRLT, encoded by the coding sequence GTGAGCAGCGCTGACCCCTACTGCTGGGCAGACAGCGACTGTCTCCGAAACAAGCTGGGCATCACCGACCCGGACCAGCTCCGAGAGGTCGAATTCCGGTTGGTATCGGTCCGCGAGATCCAGGCAGCCCGGCTGATCATCCCGGGCAACTACGGCTTGCAGCACCTGCAAACCTTCCACCGGCATCTCTTCGCGGACCTATATCCGTGGGCCGGCCAGAGCAGGACTGTCGACATCAGCAAGCCGGGTGCCCGCTTCTGCCACTGGCGGTTCATCGACGACCAGGTGAGCGCGATCCTCAGCCGTCTCGTGGAGGACGGCTATCTCCTCGGGCTACGTCAGGAGGTGTTTGTCGACGCCTTGGCCCACTATTACGGCGAACTGAACGTCTGCCACCCGTTCCGCGAGGGTAACGGGCGCGCCATCCGCGCGTTCCTGCGACAACTCGCCGCGGCAGCCGGATACCTGCTCGACTGGTCCGAGCTGGACTCGGAGATGAACGTCGAGGCGTGCCGCCTGCACCTCGCCACCGCCGACACCAGCCTGCTGGTCACGGCCCTCCGTCCAGTCGTACGCCGGCTGACCTGA
- a CDS encoding YciI family protein, translated as MTGVPQVDFALDTYECIVLYPGAAGRALPAETVQRLQAEHLAHMQALQRRGIILVAGSVDGPAREPDPPIGFGLARTGSVDDVRSVMEADPAVQAGLYRVDVLTFLCPEGSLDFPLVKTQS; from the coding sequence ATGACGGGAGTGCCGCAGGTCGACTTCGCGCTCGACACGTACGAGTGCATCGTGCTGTATCCCGGCGCGGCCGGGCGGGCGCTGCCGGCGGAGACGGTGCAGCGGTTGCAGGCCGAGCACCTCGCGCACATGCAGGCCCTGCAACGGCGCGGGATCATCCTGGTCGCCGGCTCGGTGGACGGCCCGGCCCGCGAACCCGACCCGCCGATCGGCTTCGGCCTGGCCCGCACCGGCTCGGTGGACGACGTGCGCAGCGTGATGGAGGCCGACCCGGCCGTCCAGGCGGGGCTCTACCGGGTCGACGTGCTGACCTTCCTCTGCCCGGAGGGCTCGCTGGACTTCCCGCTGGTCAAGACGCAGAGCTGA
- the pyk gene encoding pyruvate kinase, with translation MGVTRRAKIVCTLGPATSSPERIRGLVEAGMNVARLNFSHGSHEDHEAVYRLVREAAEAAGRPVAVLADLQGPKIRLGRFADGPHEWRTGDSVVITGDDVLGTKERVSCTYRKLPQEVKPGDRLLIDDGRVAVEVTDVTGNDIRCLVTEGGPVSNNKGVSLPNVAVSVPAMSEKDAEDLRFALGLGVDLIALSFVRSADDIKLVHGIMTEEGVHRPVLAKVEKPEAVDCLEQIVLAFDGVMVARGDLGVELPLDQVPLVQKRAVQLCRENAKPVIVATQMLDSMIENSRPTRAEASDVANAVLDGADAVMLSGETSVGKYPVLTVSTMAKIVTTTESGSIGVPRLQHDPRTHGGALTVAASSIARAIGAKALVAFSQTGDTVRRLSRLHCDLPLLAFTPVPEVRNQLALSWGVETFLMPFVEHTDDMFRQVDQALLGLDRANPGDYVVIVAGSPPGTPGSTNTLRVHQLGSLVDAASARALQ, from the coding sequence ATGGGCGTGACACGCCGCGCGAAGATCGTCTGCACTCTTGGTCCTGCCACCTCGTCGCCGGAGCGCATCCGGGGCCTCGTCGAGGCCGGCATGAACGTGGCGAGACTCAATTTCAGCCACGGCAGCCACGAGGATCACGAGGCGGTGTACCGGCTGGTCCGCGAGGCCGCGGAAGCGGCCGGCCGGCCGGTGGCCGTGCTCGCCGACCTCCAGGGCCCGAAGATCCGGCTCGGCCGGTTCGCCGACGGCCCGCACGAGTGGCGCACCGGCGACTCGGTCGTCATCACCGGTGACGACGTCCTCGGCACCAAGGAGCGGGTCTCCTGCACCTACCGCAAGCTTCCGCAGGAGGTTAAGCCCGGCGACCGGCTGCTGATCGACGACGGCCGGGTCGCCGTCGAGGTCACCGACGTCACCGGCAACGACATCCGCTGCCTGGTCACCGAGGGCGGCCCGGTCTCCAACAACAAGGGCGTCTCGCTGCCGAACGTGGCGGTCAGCGTGCCGGCGATGTCCGAGAAGGACGCCGAGGACCTGCGCTTCGCCCTCGGCCTGGGCGTCGACCTGATCGCGCTCTCCTTCGTCCGCTCGGCGGACGACATCAAGCTGGTGCACGGCATCATGACCGAGGAGGGCGTGCACCGCCCCGTACTGGCCAAGGTGGAGAAGCCCGAGGCGGTCGACTGCCTGGAGCAGATCGTGCTGGCCTTCGACGGCGTCATGGTCGCCCGCGGCGACCTCGGCGTCGAGCTGCCGCTGGACCAGGTGCCGCTGGTGCAGAAGCGTGCCGTGCAGCTCTGCCGGGAGAACGCCAAGCCGGTCATCGTGGCCACCCAGATGCTCGACTCCATGATCGAGAACTCCCGGCCGACCCGCGCCGAGGCCTCCGACGTGGCCAACGCCGTGCTCGACGGCGCGGACGCGGTGATGCTCTCCGGCGAGACCAGCGTCGGCAAGTACCCGGTGCTCACCGTCAGCACCATGGCGAAGATCGTCACCACCACCGAGTCCGGCTCGATCGGCGTGCCGCGCCTGCAGCACGACCCCCGTACGCACGGTGGCGCGCTCACCGTTGCCGCCTCCTCGATCGCCCGGGCCATCGGCGCCAAGGCCCTGGTCGCCTTCTCGCAGACCGGCGACACCGTGCGGCGGCTGTCCCGGCTGCACTGCGACCTGCCGCTGCTCGCCTTCACCCCGGTGCCCGAGGTGCGCAACCAGCTCGCCCTCTCCTGGGGCGTGGAGACGTTCCTGATGCCGTTCGTCGAGCACACCGACGACATGTTCCGCCAGGTCGACCAGGCGCTGCTCGGCCTCGACCGGGCCAACCCCGGCGACTACGTGGTGATCGTCGCCGGCAGCCCGCCCGGCACCCCCGGCTCGACCAACACGCTGCGCGTACACCAGCTCGGGTCGCTGGTCGACGCGGCGTCGGCGCGGGCCTTGCAGTGA
- a CDS encoding alpha/beta fold hydrolase → MLLRKIVVTAVATAALLVPATAATAAPDRPAAAPTAAATTTTAATGNPVIVVGGLIGVSIAYEPIAARLRADGHRVFVYQLPGLGVGDIRDSARAFSGFVDQVRSATGASRVDVVAHSEGGLVSRWYVKFLGGADAVGRYVSLGSPQQGTYVANILRVVGLGSCAGIVACQQMSIGSDFLADLNAGDDTPGALRWTTVRTSQDELVRPVDNATLADGATNVLIQAACPLRAVGHLGLVLDGTAYSIVRQALRGEAIRPNCLAL, encoded by the coding sequence ATGCTGCTCCGAAAGATCGTCGTCACCGCCGTCGCCACCGCCGCGCTGCTCGTGCCGGCCACCGCCGCGACGGCCGCCCCCGACCGTCCCGCCGCCGCCCCGACCGCCGCCGCGACCACCACCACGGCCGCCACCGGCAATCCCGTCATCGTCGTCGGCGGCCTGATCGGCGTCTCCATCGCGTACGAGCCGATCGCCGCGCGGCTGCGCGCCGACGGTCACCGGGTCTTCGTCTACCAGCTGCCGGGTCTCGGCGTCGGCGACATCCGCGACTCCGCCCGCGCCTTCTCCGGATTCGTCGACCAGGTCCGCTCGGCCACCGGGGCGTCCCGGGTGGACGTCGTCGCCCACTCCGAGGGCGGCCTGGTCTCCCGCTGGTACGTCAAGTTCCTCGGCGGCGCGGACGCCGTCGGGCGCTACGTCAGCCTCGGCAGCCCGCAGCAGGGCACCTACGTGGCCAACATCCTGCGCGTCGTCGGGCTCGGCAGCTGCGCCGGGATCGTCGCCTGCCAGCAGATGTCCATCGGCTCGGACTTCCTCGCCGACCTCAACGCCGGCGACGACACCCCCGGTGCGCTGCGCTGGACCACCGTCCGCACCTCGCAGGACGAGCTGGTCCGCCCCGTCGACAACGCCACGCTGGCCGACGGCGCGACGAACGTGCTGATCCAGGCCGCGTGCCCGCTGCGCGCGGTCGGTCACCTCGGCCTCGTGCTGGACGGCACCGCGTACTCGATCGTGCGGCAGGCGCTGCGTGGCGAGGCGATCCGCCCCAACTGCCTCGCCCTGTAG
- a CDS encoding FtsK/SpoIIIE domain-containing protein — protein sequence MGRLASAYGQAVAAHRAARAHLDTARRALAGQPPQAAPACASELVTRLAALGGALATPTPGATPVTAAPVPVRVGEASTPDGAFPVLVPLGGGHHLAVDADARDPRVAGLLRALVLRLLATAPTGGVRVAGIDTAALGATFGPLRPLIDAGVLDPPATGEAEVAALLDAAERHARTARHADRPDQELLLVVAASAPPPREAARLAALTHAGPAAAVCVLVAGRPTAALAEPAPQLGATTTIRLTERYAHVGDPPGAPFSHDGTGLAAPVLLDGDPPAASVAALAAHLGDAARRSDAVGFAELLPERHWVESAGNGLRTVVGRAGRDRVTVAFDDATPHWLVGGRTGAGKTVFLLDVLYGLAARYSPAELQLYLLDFKEGVSFTEFVPTVRDPSWLPHARAVGIESDREYGVAVLRELRRELSRRATTLKRHGVTKLADLPRDTPVPRIVAVIDEFHVLLAGNDALARESVDLLEELARKGRSYGVHLVLASQSMTGVEALYGRAEAIFGQFALRVALPGGGGVLDPLNEAAQTLPVGSAVLNTAAGAVGADTVVRFPDAHAAAGELAGLRHELWQARPAGARPPSVFKGYEAAHVEDDPTFAGLRPGGRRPLALVGRTVDVEGTSALFMMDATPGRHLAVVGTSVTGAEVLRAATLSLARQHAPGDARFLLAALVTAAEPAADDTAAILTAAGHPVDRLDATGLRRHLGTLAAAPSAPAERGGLAAGGAAPAAGRTYLVVFGVDAASGVLAVTDPDTFRSGHDDLRAVLRQGPGQGTHLLGWWRGLRRLADDLGGAHNRDDVACLVALNVPGAELGLHLGVHDLAYAPRPDRALLVDRHDQRTRLIVPFARDGHGPDGED from the coding sequence GTGGGCAGGCTCGCGTCGGCGTACGGGCAGGCGGTCGCGGCGCACCGGGCGGCCCGGGCGCACCTCGACACCGCCCGCCGGGCGCTCGCCGGGCAGCCGCCCCAGGCCGCCCCGGCCTGCGCGTCCGAACTGGTCACCCGGCTCGCGGCGCTCGGCGGCGCGCTCGCCACCCCGACCCCCGGGGCCACCCCCGTGACCGCCGCCCCCGTGCCCGTCCGCGTCGGCGAGGCGTCCACACCGGACGGCGCCTTCCCCGTCCTCGTACCACTGGGCGGCGGCCACCACCTCGCCGTCGACGCGGACGCCCGCGACCCCCGGGTGGCCGGCCTGCTGCGGGCGCTCGTGCTGCGGCTGCTCGCGACCGCGCCGACCGGCGGCGTCCGGGTCGCCGGCATCGACACCGCCGCGCTCGGCGCGACCTTCGGGCCGCTGCGCCCGCTCATCGACGCCGGCGTGCTCGACCCGCCGGCCACCGGCGAGGCCGAGGTGGCCGCCCTGCTCGACGCCGCCGAGCGGCACGCCCGCACCGCCCGGCACGCCGACCGCCCCGACCAGGAGCTGCTGCTGGTCGTCGCGGCGTCGGCGCCGCCGCCGCGCGAGGCGGCCCGACTCGCCGCGCTCACCCACGCCGGGCCGGCCGCCGCCGTCTGCGTGCTGGTCGCCGGCCGGCCCACCGCCGCGTTGGCGGAGCCGGCACCGCAGCTCGGCGCCACCACCACGATCCGGCTGACCGAGCGGTACGCCCACGTCGGCGACCCGCCCGGGGCCCCGTTCAGCCACGACGGCACCGGCCTGGCCGCCCCCGTGCTGCTCGACGGCGACCCGCCGGCCGCGTCGGTGGCTGCCCTCGCCGCGCACCTCGGCGACGCCGCCCGACGCAGCGACGCCGTGGGCTTCGCCGAGCTGCTGCCCGAGCGACACTGGGTCGAGTCGGCGGGCAACGGGCTGCGCACCGTGGTCGGCCGCGCCGGCCGCGACCGGGTCACCGTCGCCTTCGACGACGCCACCCCGCACTGGCTCGTCGGCGGGCGCACCGGCGCCGGCAAGACCGTCTTCCTGCTCGACGTCCTCTACGGGCTGGCCGCCCGCTACTCGCCCGCCGAGCTCCAGCTCTACCTGCTCGACTTCAAGGAGGGGGTGAGCTTCACCGAGTTCGTCCCCACCGTCCGCGACCCGTCCTGGCTGCCGCACGCGCGGGCGGTCGGCATCGAGTCCGACCGGGAGTACGGCGTCGCCGTGCTGCGCGAGCTGCGCCGCGAGCTGTCCCGGCGGGCCACCACCCTCAAGCGGCACGGCGTCACGAAGCTCGCCGACCTGCCCCGCGACACCCCGGTGCCCCGCATCGTGGCGGTGATCGACGAGTTCCATGTGCTCCTCGCCGGCAACGACGCGCTGGCCCGCGAGTCGGTCGACCTGCTGGAGGAGTTGGCCCGCAAGGGCCGCTCGTACGGCGTGCACCTGGTGCTGGCAAGCCAGAGCATGACCGGCGTCGAGGCGCTCTACGGCCGGGCCGAGGCGATCTTCGGCCAGTTCGCGCTCCGGGTGGCGCTGCCCGGTGGCGGCGGGGTGCTCGACCCGCTGAACGAGGCCGCCCAGACCCTGCCGGTCGGCTCGGCCGTGCTCAACACCGCCGCCGGCGCGGTCGGCGCCGACACCGTCGTCCGCTTCCCCGACGCGCACGCCGCCGCCGGGGAGCTGGCCGGGCTGCGCCACGAGCTGTGGCAGGCCCGACCGGCGGGCGCGCGTCCCCCGTCGGTCTTCAAGGGCTACGAGGCCGCCCACGTCGAGGACGACCCGACGTTCGCCGGGCTGCGCCCGGGCGGGCGCCGCCCGCTCGCCCTGGTCGGGCGTACGGTCGACGTCGAGGGCACCTCCGCGCTGTTCATGATGGACGCGACCCCCGGCCGGCACCTGGCGGTGGTCGGCACCTCGGTCACCGGCGCGGAGGTGCTGCGCGCGGCCACCCTGAGCCTCGCCCGGCAGCACGCCCCGGGCGACGCCCGTTTCCTGCTCGCCGCGCTGGTGACCGCCGCCGAGCCCGCCGCCGACGACACCGCCGCGATCCTGACCGCCGCCGGCCACCCGGTCGACCGCCTCGACGCGACCGGGCTGCGCCGCCACCTCGGCACCCTCGCCGCCGCGCCGTCCGCTCCCGCCGAGCGGGGTGGCCTCGCGGCGGGCGGCGCCGCCCCGGCGGCCGGCCGCACCTATCTCGTCGTCTTCGGCGTCGACGCCGCCAGCGGGGTGCTCGCCGTCACCGACCCGGACACGTTCCGCTCCGGCCACGACGACCTGCGGGCCGTGCTGCGCCAGGGGCCCGGGCAGGGGACGCACCTGCTCGGCTGGTGGCGCGGGCTGCGCCGCCTCGCCGACGACCTCGGCGGCGCGCACAACCGCGACGACGTCGCCTGCCTGGTCGCGCTGAACGTGCCCGGCGCCGAGCTGGGGCTGCACCTCGGCGTGCACGACCTCGCGTACGCGCCCCGGCCCGACCGGGCGCTCCTGGTCGACCGGCACGACCAGCGCACCCGACTCATCGTGCCGTTCGCCCGCGACGGGCACGGCCCGGACGGGGAGGACTGA
- a CDS encoding DUF397 domain-containing protein, with protein sequence MDNLTGARWRKSSRSSTNGGTCVEVADNLPGVVGVRDSKDPAGPALVFTPAAWRAFVAEISDRA encoded by the coding sequence ATGGACAATCTGACCGGTGCGCGGTGGCGTAAATCGTCCCGCTCGTCGACGAACGGTGGAACCTGCGTCGAGGTGGCTGACAATCTGCCCGGCGTCGTCGGCGTACGGGATTCGAAGGACCCGGCCGGTCCCGCGCTGGTCTTCACCCCGGCCGCCTGGCGGGCCTTCGTCGCCGAAATCAGCGACCGCGCCTGA